A region from the Rosa rugosa chromosome 6, drRosRugo1.1, whole genome shotgun sequence genome encodes:
- the LOC133714051 gene encoding uncharacterized protein LOC133714051, producing METGNLTQSVPRSLGLLKYVAQRKELERIEAKRNELTKLYHHTEAKLLAKSLDLKISEGKLLAKTEDLKKSEANLLAKTEELKKSVAENLAKNEELMISEAQKEELSNFLRQSESQNKQLEKVLEQIGDEVENLKRAHAHCEQVKKFELEQTRAVRKDLEEKLTQSEAQVEDLKEALGKSEAEKIEMKERVILEQKKADELVAWLAEARKKWESEKERLRCINTELAKQLEDAKMKSIDDEFEVVDDEFDVKVI from the exons ATGGAAACTG GAAATTTAACACAAAGTGTGCCAAGAAGTCTAGGCTTGTTAAAATATGTAGCTCAAAGGAAAGAGCTTGAGAGGATAGAAGCCAAGAGGAATGAACTTACGAAATTGTATCATCACACTGAAGCAAAGCTTTTGGCTAAAAGCTTAGACCTCAAGATCAGTGAAGGAAAGCTCTTGGCTAAAACTGAAGACCTCAAGAAGAGTGAAGCAAATCTCTTGGCTAAAACCGAAGAGCTCAAGAAGAGTGTAGCAGAGAACTTGGCTAAAAACGAAGAGCTCATGATCAGTGAAGCTCAGAAGGAGGAGCTTTCAAATTTTCTTCGGCAAAGTGAAAGTCAAAACAAACAACTTGAGAAAGTTCTTGAGCAGATTGGGGATGAAGTGGAAAATCTGAAGAGAGCACATGCACACTGTGAACAAGTCAAAAAGTTTGAGCTTGAGCAGACTAGAGCTGTAAGGAAAGATCTTGAGGAAAAGCTTACACAAAGTGAAGCTCAAGTGGAAGATCTTAAGGAGGCACTTGGCAAGAGTGAAGCCGAGAAAATAGAGATG AAGGAGAGGGTTATTTTAGAGCAAAAGAAAGCTGATGAATTAGTGGCATGGTTAGCAGAAGCGCGCAAG AAATGGGAGAGTGAAAAAGAAAGACTTCGCTGTATAAACACCGAACTAGCGAAGCAGCTTGAAGATGCCAAGATGAAAAGCATTGATGATGAGTTCGAAGTTGTTGATGATGAGTTTGATGTTAAGGTGATTTAA
- the LOC133716359 gene encoding uncharacterized protein LOC133716359, whose translation MVANTSLATNSGSNFLINNAGASASTQNSQSYNDNVGFADNSGHGQSSNGHDTNQINNGNANGYHGNGNGQTYNANRNSYSGHGNGNSRSNYNYNYNNGNRNGYNKNWNNNGGGRYTWNNNNGGGSNWVNFSNNDGDRDNNGTKNQGASPECQICKKRGHIATTCNWRNTDNSLGLDSGRFCNVKD comes from the coding sequence ATGGTTGCTAATACTTCACTTGCTACAAATTCTGGGAGCAATTTTCTCATCAACAATGCAGGAGCTAGTGCTAGTACTCAAAACTCTCAGAGTTACAATGACAATGTTGGTTTTGCAGACAATAGTGGCCATGGTCAGTCTTCTAATGGACATGATACTAATCAGATCAACAATGGTAATGCAAATGGTTATCATGGAAATGGAAATGGGCAGACGTATAATGCCAACAGAAATAGTTACAGTGGACATGGCAATGGAAATTCTAGATCTAACTACAACTACAACTACAACAATGGTAACAGAAATGGGTACAACAAGAATTGGAACAACAATGGTGGAGGCAGGTACACTTGGAACAATAACAATGGTGGTGGAAGCAACTGGGTTAATTTCAGCAACAACGATGGTGACAGGGACAATAATGGTACAAAAAATCAGGGTGCCTCACCAGAATGCCAAATCTGCAAGAAGAGAGGTCACATTGCTACTACCTGTAATTGGAGAAATACAGACAATTCATTAGGGCTGGACTCGGGTCGGTTTTGCAATGTCAAGGACTGA